From the Aspergillus puulaauensis MK2 DNA, chromosome 1, nearly complete sequence genome, the window GAGTGTTGACGATGTGGTGATTGAGCGCGGAGGCTCCGACGAGACAGTAAAGTCAGGTGATGGAAAGGATGAATTTGGTAGGGAGCAACCCCCATGGAGGGAGAATGGAGGAATCGCGGAAAGTTCAGTGGGTGAGGTCACGGGCCGATGGTCGGCAGGTAAGAATCGAGGAGAGATCTCAGGACTAGGAGGGACGGGTATCCTGCTTTGCCATTCCTCGTGTCTGAATGCTTCGATCGGCGTTTTCGGGCGTAGAGAAAACGACGTTGATGACTTCTGAGTTTGACCTGTGTAGAAACGTTGCTCGGCGGGCCTGGAGAGTTCTTGACAAGCCGGAGATGCACCAGGAGCGGGTGTTGCGTCGTGTGCAGCAGCTTTCTGGATCCCAAAACCGGCACTGTCTTCGCCAACAGGCACATCAGCGGGTTGCCGGGTCAAAGTATCAGAGCTCTCCACGCTGTCTTCTGACTGGTTATCCTTGGGTTCTGTACGAGTGGCTTGATCTTGCGGGTGTTCATCGTTGTCGTTACCAGATTCACTAGTGGCTGCAAGGAAagcatcttcttcttcttcatagAAGACGTCTGGATTCTCCAGGGATGAGGTAGTTGGGAATCGGTGGCTTCCAAGGAATGCGCGATCAAACGGAGGCATTTCTGGAGCACTTTCAGCTCGTCGATGGTACCGCATCTCTGGGCCAATAAACTCCCCCCTTCGCCCACCGCTATACATTCGCTtggttgctgctgagaagcCACTTTCCGGAGCATTACTGGTACGCATATCAGGGGTATTAAATGGCCCTAAAGCTGCGTCCAAGTCAATCACAGGACTTGCAGTAGTATTGGGGGCGGTGGTTTGCTCGTAAAAGCTCCTTGGTTTCCATGCATCCTCCAAAGATGCCCATGACTCAACCTCGTCAGAATCGTGTTGGGCCTCTGGATGCGTGGGGTTGGTGGGTGTCCGAATAACGACAATATTATCGTCATCAAATTCCACATCTAAGCCGGAACCGAAATCTGAGTTTGTTCTAGTGAGCGCAGGAGGGCGAACAggcttggacttcttctctGAGTTGTCCTTCGAGTCATGGGTTTTCCCTTTATTCCTAATCAAAAGGGAACCAGCCCAAGACCGaaccttcttctgcctcttcttggccttggtctttcttttcgaaaCGGAAGGCGGGGAACTCGATAGCTCATCGATGTCGTCTCCACTCATATCGGAATCATCATCAGAAGACTGCCTAGGTTCAGTCCCGTCATCCTCAATGTGGCTCTTCCTCATGGCTGTAGTGAGGAGGCCAGAGGACATGCTTTTGTGAGAACGGGAATGCCCTGCCGCAGAGTTCGGTCGTTTTGTAGGCGATGAGCTATCTGTAATGCCGTTTCCAGTCAATTCGAGCATCAAAGACGCATCTGCGGTCCTTGGCCTAGGTCTGGGTTTTTGGGGGCCAGATGGAGAATCAGCTTTGGGAAAAGGCATCACGGTTTCGCTCTTTCTAGCAGAGACGACCGGCCGTACTGCATCCTCTGTTTCAGGAACATCGGGCAGGACTTCGGTGGAAAGGAGCGGATTCGAAGGTCGCCGCTCAGTCGACTTTGGAGAACTTGAGCATACCCCATCTACCACTATTTGCGGCGAGGCTGGGGGAGTGAGTCGAGGAAGGGTTGTCGCTGAATGTGACATGGGTCGAGTCGGGTCATGAGAATGCCTACGCTCTCGTATTAAATCCGCTGGCGTAGATGGTGCGCTCTCGGTAGAAGATTTCAAGTCAAGGGCATTGGAAATGGCCGTCAAATCAACGCTTGAAATAGCCGCTGAGCGCCTGTGAGCGTGTCGGCGGCGGTTCCCTCCACCGAAACCAGGTCCAGGCGGGGGTAACTTTGCAGGTGCCGTCGAAGCCTCTTCGTTCGTCTGGCCAGCAGTGGCATCTCCAGGTGTAACCATCTGttcaccaccaacaaactcACTGTATCGCCGACGATGTCCACTCATTCGATTCGTGGAAGGGGCTGGCGCAGGCGCCGGCGCCTGGTTCGATCCCGACGATCCCGGGTTGAACGAGAATGAGGGAAGGGCAGGCCGGTCGTTTGTCATGGTCACTGAATCTGGATTGTGTGTGTCATCTGGATCTTGTGCCGGAAAAACGAATGGTGGATTAGGGAGAGGTGTAGACATGGTTTGATTACGCCGGTGTAGGTTAGGGGTTAGATCAGCCGAATCGAAGTAATGGGGCAGCGATGAGGCGGGCTGGGGTTGCAGAGGTAGAGAAATCGACGCCATTATTCAAGGTAGTTGTACCAAAACACTCAAACAGCGCCAACCTCGAGGTGCCGATTTCCAGATCAATCGGGATCTGTTGGCAGGTAGTGATACCTGGTGGTTGGTAGTGATCCAAACGTAGGACCTCCAGACCAACGTGACTTCCCCTCCAGTGACTGGAAAGCCCAAGTTCGTCTGGAGGTCTTTAAATCCGCAGAGATAACATCGGTTTCCCTTAAACCAAGTACGGGTGCTCTAGGGTAAACACCGACCGCAACCCCGAGAATGAGAACGGCAAAATTCTCTAGATCCGAGGGGAGAAGCGAAAAGAAGCGAAAAACGGTACCGCCGGTTGTTCCGCTAATTCGAGTAAACCTATCGAGTCATACGGCGAAtagggcgagggcgagagaGAATGTATTGAAAATTGACAAGCAGGTGCGAATCTCAAGCAGGGACGATATTAAGGAGTGGACGGCCACGGAACGGGCCACGACGGCGAAGAATATAGACTGGGCGGATGTGTCGAAAACGGAGGCTAATaaagaaagcgaaagaaGCGAAGCAAAatcgaagaaaaggaaggagagaaagggaggagaggaagaggggaggatggaggatgaggttgaaggaaggagaggaaaggcTCAATCGAGGTGTTagaggagcagaagaatgGAGGTAGTGGAGTGCCTGAGGCCGTGTACTCTCGTGGTTTCCCTCCGTTTACACTAGGTTTACAGCACGGGAGCAACCATCGTATGGGCAACATGACTGATTGGCTCTCGCTCATACGCCCCAGTACAAGCGGTATCATCAGCTCTATTTCGATCGGCCCTCCGCCAGTCAGAGCCGCCGGGAAATGACGATAAATGAACTATCCAGGATGGGTCCTTGTACCGGCTTGTACCGCGCCTGGCTTGGCCTTGTTATCGCCATCGTCCATGTTTAAAGTCTGCTGCTAAGCACTAGTTTGTATTTGTTTACGGGGAACGTGAATTGAACAGCTGAACTTCCTTCACCACCCCAGAGGACATGGAGGGTATACCGCGAGATATTATTGAGCCACACTTCCCGCCTCTCTTGGCCTGGACCTGCCTGTGGTGTTTGGAAACAGTATGGAGTATGGACGTCATGACTATGGGGACTCGCCACCACAtcgaggttggagaggatAATACAATGTGATATGGAGCATGGACTTGAAGGACTTCGGTTCCGGATTTGGGTATTGATTATTGAACAATGGGGGATTCAAGACATGGATGTTACCTGTCCAATGGGGGCGGCTTATCGAAATAACAGAACCGTACCTAGCAGGGATAGCAAGACTTGACGAGCGAGCCAAGCCAGCCTGGTGTGAAGACTTGCATGACAGTTCGCCCACAGTGGCTCCCACGGCGGCCAATTTGAGATTGTGACTGCGGATGGTTAGCTGTTTTGGCTCTCGGTTGACTTCCATTGTCTTTGAATCCGGAGAAAAACGCCAGGCATCAGCACACTCAGCGGGCGTACCTGAGACGCAGGCCAATCATGCCCTCCAGCAGCGGAGTCGAAATCTCGCTTGGTCCGGTGGAGAAGAGACCGCCCCACCTTTAATTTCTTAGCGCTGAGGTGAACTCTCCACCCTGGCAATCTCTCTGATGACGCCCCGCTCGCAAAAGCAACAGCCAGCATGGCTTCATCTGCTTGATCGGCAGGAGTCAACGCCATGATGGGCGCTCAAGCTGACGTTGGTGCAGACGAAGAAAGGAGAGGACTAAATCCGGAGAAGTAGAGATCATCCAATCCTCACGTTGAAACAGATATTAATAGTTGTAACTTGTGTCAAAGACCCAAAGAGTACCTGTGCTTGTGGGGTGACTCGGGGAGGGTGTATCATGGCTGACGATGGGGCCTCCCTTTGTTCTCCATCCGTCGGTACGTACGTATTACTATTATTGAATATTGATGGCCCTTCGATTTGACTTGACTTCAATAATCAATACGAATTCATCAGGCTTGGAGGTCCGAAGCCTTCGGACCCGGTCGGTGCGACCTGCCCACGTGATTATGACTTTGAGCAATCAATTGATCGAATTGAGGGCAATCTCAGCCACCTCCTCGCAGCCTTCGTTCAAGTCCGAGTCAAGCCTCTCACACTCTCGTCTGACCCGTCGCAAATGGAACCTTTTCCCGGCCAAGGGACTGCACCTGGACGGCTGGGACCTATCTTCGGGCTTTACTTCTGGCGCTGTCATTCACAACTGACAGTTGGCACCGGCTTGCAGTTTTGAAAGCGCCCGGGCCAAACTAAATTGACCCTGCGAGATCACGAATCGCCCTTCTACAAATCTATTGGCTACTTGATCATGCAGGCCATATCAGTGCGTTTCAACGTTATTATGCAGTGGCGATTGCGGCCGCAAGTGACTGCAATCCTCCGGATAAAACTCCATCCAATTGATTATCGGTAGCGGTTCATGGTGGAGTGAATATCGCAGGATTCGACTCGGGGGGCTTATCTCACGAACGACAGCATGATGGCCAAAAAGCTTGGACTGGATAATGGCACCCGCCAAACCCCTGGGGCTTGATACTTTGTCTCCTGGAGGCTGACCGCTTGACAGGAGAGAGCTGAGTCTCCCTTGCGGCCTTGCCAGGCCGTGATTATGGAGATAGGCGCTGCATCCGATCCCTGCCAAGCTTAGTGTCACTTCCTTCCAGCAACCATCCGAGATACCGAAATGACCTTGGCTGGGCGATCCAGCTATTGCCTTTTTCGGATTAACAACTTGCAACTTCGAAGCACATGCGTTTTACTTGAGAACCCTCCAGGCTCTTGTCTGCGCGACTTGATCTGCTGCAGGCACAGAAAAAATCTCTTTGTCCAATTGGTTGAATATGTTGTGACACATCTCGCTGACCTGGCACTGTTAATGTGGTGATCATGTTATAAACAATTCCCTCGTGATCTAACGACACCAGAGTCCGCAGTGCTCGGGCGGGACCCGGTCAGGATTGCAAGTGGCCAGTTATCAACACCTATTCCTCGTACTACTGCTCAACCCTAACCGTTCTCTGCCCTATTGAGAATCAGACCGGCCTGAAAATTCTTTACatccgtcatcatcgtcaaatGCACGCTGCAAGGGGACTGAGTCAGTCCCATGTCGGACAAGATTTATTCATCATAGATCTTGCGCTATTCACCCCCTTTCCCCCCTCAGCAGCCACCGCAAGTCAACTCCGTCCTTTGCCACCCCTGCCCCCGCGCAAGAACAGCACACAGTCAGTCTCCCTGCAGTgtaatactaattataacCGTAAAACCCGGACCTTATTCAACGCCCTTGCTTCTCCCGTGCGGCCTGCGGAGAAAATATTGACTTACCGTACTTCGTACGCTGTAATCCGACAGGTATTCGCGAACCATGGTTCAGCTCCCAACGGGAATAATCAAGTTCCAGAAGACTCGACGAACTGGCTCAGATCAATCCCCACCAGGACGTGTCGAGTCAACCATTCAAAACTCGCGCCCTGCGTTCTCTGGCCTCTCTCCTTCAGATCATGATGTCAGATACCATCGAGCTAAGCAGTTTGTGGTTCGGCGCTACCGAGGACCTCAGACCGGAGACGTTAACATCTCAACCATGGTTTGAGGGGCGCTTGTCTCACCATCAAAGTTCGTTGCCCTACCACCACTTACTTGGCTTGAGTGAAACAGTGGTTCATTTCAATCCCGAATATTGACAAGGGTATCTGCTGGAGTGCTTCCTGAGGGGAATCGCCAATCTTTCAGGCCTCCCCTTGTGTCGTATTAAGGTGCTGGCAGCTCCTGCTCATTCGTTGAACGCTTTCAGCCCTACCGGCGGCCTTACAGTTGTAGGTGACTCAGGGTTTGAGACCTCACCTGGTTCAGCTGAGACATCAGTCAAGGTTGCACGTGTTGGAAACGTTAACTGAGATTAACCGATGGCTTTCAGGCACTCGTTGAGTTTACCTGGTACTAGGCCTAGCATGGCCTATCGACTACAATATCCGCTGGGAAGTTCTAGGTTACATTGTTTATTCAAAGTACTGATACGAAGTCCAGCTACCTACGTAGTTATGCTATATATGGCCTATAACATCAGACGAGCCCCTACCTTCACTCCAGGCTCCCTATGACTATGCACATAAAGTGGAATCAATATCCCTCCCAGTCAACGAGATCTGAAATAGTAATCATACAATGGCTCAAAACGCAagcaagaaaacaaaaaagaacatAAAGCAAAAACGAAGAAAAAAACGTGGAAATGGCGTACCTCGAGTCCTGAACCAATCTTAATCCTTCGGAAAGATCACAGGGCTCAAATTGAAGCCTTCTAGCCCGATAAAGGCGCATCACAAGTAATTGTGCAGTAGCCCTGAGAGTACTGCATGGCTCGCCGTTTAATTTTCACGGGCGCCAGGAGAGATAGCGATGATGACAGCCAGCGCTGCTACAATCAAAGCACCAGCTACAAAGGCTATAAGGGCGATACTGCCGCGACTGGCCGGGAACTTGCCTCGGATAATCCAGTATTGGCTCTCAAAGTAGCGATGGAAACCAACCAAGAGAATGAGTATCGCGACCCCAAGGAACGTTGTGCCTAGCGGCTTTCCTAAACTGCGAAGCCGCTCAGAGGTGTCTGATATCCTTATGATTGCGGGACCATCGTAGTCAGATGGTAGCAGTGAAGATACACTGTCGGATGCAATCTCTATACTGTCTTGGGTTTGCGTTGAAGTATTACTCAGGCGAAAGAGTTGTGTCACTGCGATCCCAATGGACGCAAATGCTAGCGAAGTTCGCAGCCACGCGAGAAATGTTCGTTCTACAAAAAGAAGTCCACTGTTAACACGTCCGGGCGTCACGGGAATGGGATGGGCAGGGAAAGTCAAATGGACAGTCTCGAAAAAAGCTCGACGCACCTAAAGCAAGATGATCGCGAGCAACGCTCCCCTTATTCTCCAGCTCTAAACTACCATATCTGTCCGCGATCCGAGAGTACCAGGGCGCTTTGGGTTCATCGGAACCCGCCAGCCCCGAGTTTCGTCGGCTTTGAGCCCTGGAGCCCTGACCTGTCGAAAATTTACCATGCCCCGCATCCGGGCCTCTCAGGACATTCTCGGTCGAGTTATACCGTCGCCGTTGCGAGCTGTCGTGGCTCACTATCGGGGTTACTTCGTTGGCATGCGGCTGCGGGGGTTCCTGGCGAGGCATGGTCGCCTGATGCGGTGAATCAGAATATGTTGGTTCGTGCAGAGGTGGATGGAGGGATGAAGATCGCTGCGTGGGAGGGTAAGCACCGACCTCCCTCGTGTGTTGTGTATTGAGATCAGACTGGTCCATGATGGCGTGCTCGCGGGAGAACAGGGGTTTCCACCGCTGAGGCGCAGAGTTATGAGAGAAAAGGTGGGTAGCGGATGAGGTTCCCCAGCTTTCTCGGTGGAGTTTTGACCGAGAAAGTTGCTAAGACCTGTAGATTGCATTCATCCTCAAGGGAGATTATTCTGAGTAGCAGAAATGAAAAGAGAGGCGCGCAACCTCAGACTGAGTATTTAGGACGTAGAAGTGCTCCCTGGCTTTGGATGAACTCCTCGGCGGGCCCTTCAATGTTCTTCCTTCAGCCAGCGATAATCACGCGCCGCTACTTTGCTTGTGACCAACTACTTTAGGCTTAGTTCCTCGGCTGAGATCGACCCGTTTCTGCCAGGGCGGGTTGCTGCTAGGAAGGCGGTCAATCTGCCCCGTCTGTTTTGAAGGCTTGTTCCTCAGGTGACCCCATGAGTGATCAACAAAGCGACCAAAGCCACTCTTAGTCTTGGTCGATTGAACAACAACCACAGATGAATCAGGGAGATCAGTGTTGTGTCTctcctggagaagatgacgacATCTCACGCTGCGGCCTTTTCCCAAGGCTGATGCGTCTCTGTGGTAGCGGTCAACATAGAAAAACTCAAATGCGCCGCCCGTAATGCATCCCTGCCACCCCGCGGACGTGTTTATTTATACTCCTCTTACGTTTGTAGCCGCGATTTTGACGAAGACGCTGAGCATTCTATCTGATGATTTAGCCTGACTTGATGCCGGTGTTTGAAGGCGGGGTAAGTATGATACAGCTATGCACTCGATACGGTGAAGGTACCTAGGCAAACCTGCGAACGGGACAGTACAGGGCAACATAGCCGAGGACACCAATGTGACCATTATGAACAATCGGTCGTCAATTCCCCCACTGTTAGCTAACTTAGCTGGGGTGAATTACCCCCACCGCTAAAGATTGCAGGCTGGGACCCCGCATCCACCGAAACACCACTTCCACGACAAAGCTCTTGCAGCACCTGCAGCTTGGCCATGACTGGGACCTCACATGGTTTGAAGCGAGCTATCCAGGCAGTGCTCCCATGTGCcagcaaaagaagaagtagaagaagtGGTGACTATATTGCGCCCTGGCGGCCCGGTACTATGCGGAGAAGCCCCAGGGAGTTTGGTTTCTCAGTACGACCGCGGGAACTGATGTCTCGAAGGGCTCTAACAGAAGCTTTTGGAAACAACCTAATAAACAGAAGCTACATAGAATTACCACCCTCCGTTCGATCACCATGAGTCTAGAATAAACTGTCATTCCGAGGTATCCAAATATTAATTATCCTAATATTATTGGCCCTGCTTCTCGACTAGCGACTTGAATCCTTGAAGCAAATCGTTCTTCAAGTCTTCCCAGTTTTCTAACCCAACACTAACCCTCAATAACTTTCTATCCACCCGAGAATCCGACAACGCGCGCCACTCGATGAGGGATTCAACACCACCCAGGCTTGTTGCATGCTGAAACAAAGCCAGTTTGCTTGGTAAAACCCGAGCTAAATCTTCACTCTGCAAGACAATCGAGAAAACTGGGCCAAAGCCATTGGGCATCTGCTCCAGTAGCCAAGGCTCGT encodes:
- a CDS encoding putative cell wall proline rich protein (COG:S;~EggNog:ENOG410PM11), yielding MASISLPLQPQPASSLPHYFDSADLTPNLHRRNQTMSTPLPNPPFVFPAQDPDDTHNPDSVTMTNDRPALPSFSFNPGSSGSNQAPAPAPAPSTNRMSGHRRRYSEFVGGEQMVTPGDATAGQTNEEASTAPAKLPPPGPGFGGGNRRRHAHRRSAAISSVDLTAISNALDLKSSTESAPSTPADLIRERRHSHDPTRPMSHSATTLPRLTPPASPQIVVDGVCSSSPKSTERRPSNPLLSTEVLPDVPETEDAVRPVVSARKSETVMPFPKADSPSGPQKPRPRPRTADASLMLELTGNGITDSSSPTKRPNSAAGHSRSHKSMSSGLLTTAMRKSHIEDDGTEPRQSSDDDSDMSGDDIDELSSSPPSVSKRKTKAKKRQKKVRSWAGSLLIRNKGKTHDSKDNSEKKSKPVRPPALTRTNSDFGSGLDVEFDDDNIVVIRTPTNPTHPEAQHDSDEVESWASLEDAWKPRSFYEQTTAPNTTASPVIDLDAALGPFNTPDMRTSNAPESGFSAATKRMYSGGRRGEFIGPEMRYHRRAESAPEMPPFDRAFLGSHRFPTTSSLENPDVFYEEEEDAFLAATSESGNDNDEHPQDQATRTEPKDNQSEDSVESSDTLTRQPADVPVGEDSAGFGIQKAAAHDATPAPGASPACQELSRPAEQRFYTGQTQKSSTSFSLRPKTPIEAFRHEEWQSRIPVPPSPEISPRFLPADHRPVTSPTELSAIPPFSLHGGCSLPNSSFPSPDFTVSSEPPRSITTSSTLDPFPHASVEDVPSLTSSASTMTNTFNRFSATFFPRPRMSTERAASFSAAVHRRSSQPSSKRSSLASLSKLVVGPHAERSKLSHEEKPPGDEPEKAKKKGRRISRLMHFWRMKDKEKQNEPTVQN
- a CDS encoding uncharacterized protein (COG:S;~EggNog:ENOG410PP72;~InterPro:IPR003807;~PFAM:PF02656;~TransMembrane:3 (i116-137o187-204i225-246o)); translated protein: MDQSDLNTQHTREATMPRQEPPQPHANEVTPIVSHDSSQRRRYNSTENVLRGPDAGHGKFSTGQGSRAQSRRNSGLAGSDEPKAPWYSRIADRYGSLELENKGSVARDHLALERTFLAWLRTSLAFASIGIAVTQLFRLSNTSTQTQDSIEIASDSVSSLLPSDYDGPAIIRISDTSERLRSLGKPLGTTFLGVAILILLVGFHRYFESQYWIIRGKFPASRGSIALIAFVAGALIVAALAVIIAISPGAREN